The genomic window TCAGCCCACTGGTAGCGCCCGGCGATCGCGTCCTGGGAAGCCACCTGGATCAGCGTTGAGCCCGCCGCCAACTGTTTCGGGAACTTAACCTCTTGGCGAACATCCCCCGGCAGCATCGAAAGATCCAGGTGAGGGAAAGTCAGCGCCAAGCGGTCAAAAGGCACCTCCGACAACACAGCTAGCGCACCACCGGAAGAATATCCCCACCCCACGAGCGATGATGGCTCCTGCTCACGTTTGATCCATTCGGCAGCCTTACGCACCGAAGCGATCACATCCGGCAGTGAGTATTCGGGGACCAGGGGATAATCCAAGTCCAGGAATGTCACACCGGAAAGGTTCGCCACCGCAGCAACCTCAGGGCGCCAAGCGTTTTCCAGTGCAACGCCTGAACCTTTCCACCAACCACCGGGGTGCAGGGAGATGCCCCATGCCCCGCTGGGCTGTTCCGGGCGGATGATCGTTCCACCCACCTCCGGCACATCGGTGGTATCCACGCCCCGAGCAAAGGCAACGCCGGGAGTGGAGTGATCCACCGCCGCACCCAACATGATCATCGCGGCGTGGGTGCTGCGATCCGCCAAACGTGCATCGTAGGTGTCGGCGTCGGCGGGGTCACTGGGATTCTCGGACCACGGCGGGTTCTTCTCCGGCTGCTCATAGTGGGCATATATGTAGGAGGAGAGTTGGGCGAGTTGCTCCTCCGCGCTGAGCTCCCGCTCATGCCCACCTACCTGCCACTCCTGACGCATTTGCTGCTCGTCCATCATCGCCTACCAGATCGTGACGCGCTGATTGGGGTCGATCCACATCTTGGATCCCTCTTCTACATCGAAAGCCTCGTAGAGCTCGCCGATGTTGCCAGCGATGACATTGCAGCGGAACTCAGCAGGGGAGTGGGGATCCACTGCGAGGTATTGCTGCGCCAGCTCGGCGCGAATCTTCGAACGCCACACTCGTGCCCACGCCATAAAGAGGCGCTGAAGGCCACTGAACTCTTTGCCTTCCAGGGAGGGATCGCCGTCGCGGACGTCGAAAAGCAGCTTAGGTGCGGAGTCGAAGTCCAGCCCCTGGTCTTCTAGATATTTGCGGTACGCCACCACGGCGATACCGAGACCGCCGAGGTCGCCGATGTTTTCGCCCAAGGTGAAGCGGCCATTCACGCCCGTGGTCTCAATGCCTGATTCTTCGAGCACGCTGGGCACGAGGCCATTGAACTGCTCGACGAGTTTCGCCGTGAGGTCATTGAAAGCCTCCCAATCCTCATTCGTCCACCAGGAATTGAGATTGCCGTCGCCGTCGTACTGGCTGCCTTGATCGTCGAAACCGTGCCCAATTTCGTGGCCGATCACCGCACCAATGGCACCGAACTTCTCCGCCGCATCATCCTCAGGCGCGTAGAAGGGCGGGCGCAGAATCGCCGCAGGGAACGTGATGTCATTGACCACGGGATTGTAGAAAGCGTTTACCGTCTGCGGAGTCGTCACCCACTCCGAACGATCAACAGGCTTGCCGATCTTGCCCAGCTCATAGTCATGATTGAACGCCGCACCAGCGCGCACATTGGCCAGCAGATCTTCGCCCTTCGAAGAAAACTCCAGGCCCTCAAAACTGCGCCACTGATCCGGATACCCGATCTTCGCCTGGAACTTCTCCAACTTCTCTAAAGCCTTCTGGCGAGTAATCGGCGTCATCCACTCCAACTGGCCAATGCGCTCCCGGTACGCGGCGATCAAGTAATCCACCAAACGCACCATCTCATCCTTCGAAGAAGGCGGGAAATGCTCAGCCACGAACAACTGGCCGAGCTCCTCGCCAACCATCGACTCGACAAGCTGCAAACCGCGCTTCCACCGATCACGCTGCTGCGTCGCACCCGAAAGCCTCTTGCCATAAAACTCGAAATCAGCCCTCGACACCTCAGGCGCCAACGCGCCCGCGCGTGCATGCAACACATGCCAATACACCCACGCCCGCCACTGGCCCAAACGCTCCTCAACCAGCAACGACTCCAAATGCTCCACAAACGAAGGCATCATCACATTCACACGGAAATCCGGTAAACCCGCCGCCCGCAACAACGCCTGAACACGCGCCGGAAGCTGCCCCAACTCACGCGGATTATACGTCTTCACCGCATCACGAGACTCCACAACATCCCAATGACCAGCAGCGATATCCTTTTCAAGCTTGACGACGTCCCCCGCCATCGCCTCAGCCGACACCCCCTCAGGCAGCGACAACAACCCCAACATCCTCGCCACATGACGCTCATACTCAGCCAACAACTCCGCATGCGCAGGATCCCGGTAATACGCCTCATCCGGCAAACCAAGACCACTTTGCATCACCCAAGCAATCGCTTCCTCGGCGCCAGCATCCTTCGCCACAAAACACCCAAGCGGCGAACCAACACCCACCCGATCCAAACGACCAAGCACCCCAAGCAACTCATCAACCGAGCCAAACTCCAACAAATCCCCATCAAGCGCCCCCAAACCACCGCGCTCAACCCCATCAACATCCATAAACGAAGCAAACAAACACCCCGCCCGCGAAGCCTCATCCGACTCCACCAACGCCCTCACATCATCCTCAGCACGATCCCGCAACGCATAAAACGTGCCATCCACACCCCGATCCTCCGGAATCACATGCGACTCCAACCACGGACCATTCACCAAACCAAACAAATCACTCAAAACAACAGTCATACGCACCACAATAGCGGTGAAAACAGAACCGGTATCTTAAAAGCATGGCGTACTACCAGTTCAGGCCGGCCGTGCCCAAAAGAATCTGGGCCCTCACTCTCTTTCTTCTAGCTATATGTCTAGGAGGGCCGGTCATCGCAGCCAAACTCGTGCCCGTCATCGACACCAAACCAACCCCGGTTTTGCTCGGCAGTGAAGAAGAAGGATGGTCCATTCAGCTTCACGACGCCACCGGTGCGCCAGTGAAATGCCTGCAAACGGTCGGTGATGTCGTCGAAAAGCAATGGGATTGCGACGGAACAACCATCTCAACGATGCTCTACACCGGAAGCGAAGACCAAAACAACACCTTCCAGCGATACCTACGGCTCAAAGCGCTCCAACCAAGCGACGTCCAACACCGCGGCCACCTCCGCGCCGCCCACAACGACACCGACGCCGGAGCCGTCAGCCTCGCCCGCACCATCAACGACACCGAATACACCCTCTGCGTCTACCTCCAAGGCAACAACTTCCAACCCCTCTACACCACCGTCCTCGAACAACTCAGCGCCGACGTCGCTGAACAGCCCCAAAAGGAAGCACAAACCGCAGCATGAAAAACCCAACCAACACCATAAAGCTCACCCCAATCCACATCGCACTCGGGATGCTACTGGGGGTTGGGTTGCTGATTTCGGGGTTGAGCGTGGTCGGCAACCTCATGGTCTCAACGCCCGCCACTCTTCTAGGTATATGTCTAGGAGGGGGATATCTTGTGGTGTTCTGGGCAATCTTCCGCTTCAGTGGCCTCTGGCCCCATGCCGCCCACTGGTGGTGGTTTGGTGCGTGCGTGTTGTGGGGTGGTGGTGTTGCTTTTGGTTTGGTGATGCTTTCGGGTGATGCGTGGATGACGCTGACTGACAATCTCGGTTGGGAGGCGGTGAGTGCGAGTTTTGCTGGGGCTTGGCCTGAGGAGTTGTCGAAGGCATTTGGTGTGCTGCTGATTTTGTTGGCAACCCCTGCGTGCTCGCGACCGTGGCATGGCTTCGTTACTGGTGGTCTGGTGGGGCTCGGTTTCGAGGTTCTGGAGAACATTCTGTACGGCGGCGTTGGGGCTCTGCTGGATCCCAATAGTGATTTGGTTGGCGCTTTACAGATGTGGTCGCTTCGAACCGTGGCTGGTTTCGGTTTGCACGTTTTCCTCACCGCGATTGCAGGTTTCGGCATTGGTGTGGCGCTGTATGCCTATCGAATGGACACCGTCCAGCGCGTCCAGGCGACCCTGGCGTCGGTGAGTTGGTCGTTCGTTTTGCACTTCTGCTGGAATATTCAGTGGTCTCGTCCCTGGATGCAGGTGGTGTGCATGCTCGTGGCCGCCACTTTCCTGTATGGCACTGCTGCCGCCATTTGGTGGTGGTCCCGCCGCGCCATCAAGAGCGGCGCCGACACGGTGAGTGTGGTGGAACCGAGCGTTCGGTTCGCGGATCTGCAGCCGCCCCGTACCTAAAATGTGGGTACGGTAGTCCCCATCTTCTCGATATATACCTAGGAGGTGTGGTGTGAAAGCTTTTCGACGCCACCGTTTCGCCCCAATGCTGCTTCTGATCCCTATCCTCGCCTCGTGCGGCTCGGTGGACAGTGTGGCTGGTGTGGCTGGTGCTGATCGACCTGTGATTGTTGGTTCCCAGGCTTATTACTCGAACGAGATCGTTGCGGAGATCTATGCGCAGGCACTTGAGCGTTCTGGGTACGAGGTTGACCGGCAGTTTCAAATTGGGCAGCGTGAGGTGTACATGCAGGAGATCGAGTCGGGTGCCCTCGATGTGATGCCTGAGTACACCGGGCCGATGCTGCAGTATTGGAACCCAGAGACTTCCGCTCGCAAACCAGAGGAGGTTTTGTCAGGCTTGCGTGAGGCTGCGCCGAAGAATTTGGTGGTGTTAGATCCAGCGGAGGCTTCTGATCAGGACTCCTACGTGGTCACAAAGGAGTTTGCGGAGAAATACGACGTTAAAACCATTGCTGATTTGGCGAAAGTCCCTGGTGATTTGGTCTTAGGTGCCAACTCCGAGGCAGAAAACCGACCTAATGGCCCGAGGGGGCTCGAGCAAACCTATGGAATCGACGTTGGTTTCACCCCAATTGAAGATTCCGGCGGTCCTTTAACGGTGAAATCACTGAAGGATGGCGATATCCAGTTAGCCATCATGTATACCGCGGATCCAGCAATTGCCGAGAACGATCTGGTGAGTCTTGAGGACCCCAAAGGCCAGTTTGTCTCCTCAAATGTTGTGCCGCTCGCCTTTCTAGATATATCTCTAGGAGAAGCAGATGTGGTGCAACGAGCCAACGCTTTGCTCACCACCCCAATCCTCATGGATCTCAACCGCCGTTCGGTGGTGGAACAGTTGCCGGCGTCGGTGATTGCTTCGGATTTTTTGGATTCGGTGGGTGAGTTTTAGGGGGTTCGGGCGCGTTGGAGGTGTTGGTTCATCTGTTGGCGTGCTGATTTTTTGCTGAGGTTGCGTTTGTTGGTTGTGGCTTGTTCGGGTGGGGCGCCGGGTGTTTGGTGGGCGGCTTGGCCGGTGTGGGGATGTCGGATGTAGCGGCCGTTGTTGTGGCGTGTTGGGTTGTCGTCGTTTTGGCGGTTGTGGGTGGCGCAGCAGGCGATGAGGTTTTGGAGGGTGGTTTCGCCGCCGTCGGCCCAGGCTTGGATGTGGTGCATGTGGCAGTTGGTGGCGCGTCGGTGGCAGGTGGGGTCGGCGCAGAGTTGTTGGTCGGCGCTGATCATGAGGCGTTGGGCGGGGCTGGCGAAGCGTGGGTTGCGTTTGATGAGGGCGCCGCCGACGGGTTCGGTGTGGGGTTTCCCTTCGGCGTTTTCGGCGTAGATCATGATGTAGCCGTATTCTTCGGCGATGCGTCCGCAGAGTTCGCTGTAGTGGATGGTGGCGCCGTCGGTGGTGGCGAGCATCCCGTCGCCGAGGTTGCGCATGCCGATGGCGGGGATGACCACCATGGGGTGTCGGAGGATGTGTTCGATCTTTTTGGGGTGCGCGCCGCGGCGGTTGCTGGCCCAGTTGGTGGTGGCGAATACGGCCCGTTTGAGCGCTTCGGCCATGGCTTGGGTGTGGGTGAGGTCGCAGGCAGGGTCGTCGATAAGCAAATTGGCGGCTTGGCGCAGAGCGTGCTCGATGGCGGCGGCATCGGCATCGGGGTAGGCGGCGTGGACGTGGCGTAAACCGAGGGCGTCGGGGGTGGCGGACACGCGCAACGCCTGCTGCGACGGATCCTCCCTGAGCTGGGCGTTTAAGGCGCGGACGTGGGACGTCGCAAAGTCCTTAGCCTCCGAAACCGTCAAACCGCGCGAAGCTTCATAAATCTCCAACCTCAGCTTATCGACGCTCACCGCGCCCCTATTCCGCAACGCCCGCACCGAAGAATTCACCGCCAACAACAACTCCAAACCCAACCCCGCCTCACGCGCCACCTGAACCGCCGCCGCCCGCACCTCCGGCTCCACACACCGCGGCCCAAACAAATCAAACGACAACGCCAACAACCCCCGCGCCCGCGACAACGGCACACCCAACTCCACCGACAACCACTCAGCCGCCCGCCGCCGACCCTTCCGCGCCACCAAGTCCTCAACCTGCTCAAACACCCAACGCGCCACCACAACACCCTGAGAACAAAACACCGAAAACGCCTGTGCAACATCCATAAGCCAGACGCTAAGAGGCGCGACGATAATGAAGCAATGAATTGTGGGAAAAAGATCGCGGGGGCCGAGTTTCTGTGGATAACTCGGCCCCCTGTGGACAACATCTTCTAGATATATAGCTAGAAGATGAGGGTTCTTTGCACCACAAAGTTGATCACCGTCGCCACACCCTGCGAGATCACAAACGCAACCACAATCGCTACAGCTTCAGCCATGTGGTGTTCGGTGAAGAAGCTGTAGAGGATTTTGTGTCCGCCGACGTTGATGAAGAATGTGATGGTGTAGAGCACGACGACTTGGAGGAATCGTTTGGTGCTGGGGGCGGCGCGGAAGGTCCAGCGCCTGTTGATGAGGTAGGCGGTGGTGGTGCCGAAGATGAAGCCGACGGTACGGCCACCGAAGGCGCCGAAACCAATGATGGTTTGAAAGAAGAAGGTGATGCTGAGGTCCACCACGGCTGAGATTGCCCCGGAGATCAGAAATTTTGTGCCTTGCGCCGCGAGTCCGTTTTGAGGTTCGGCGAGCGCCCCGGCGATCGGGTCGGCTGTGTATTCCGCTTTCACAAAGTAGCCTTACTTTTCGCTTTTCGACGTCACGTACACCAGTCCTCCGGCGATCGCGCCCAAAACCGTGTGTGGTTTGCGCACGCCCATGCGGCGGAGGAGCTTGGTGAGTTTTTGGGTCAAAGCGGCATCGATTGTGCCTAACGCCCATACTGCTAGACATATACCTAGAAGGTGGAGGTAGGTTTCGGTGGGGGATAGGGTTTCGTCGTCCGCAGCCAGCTCCGCTTCGAGCCGTCCGATGATGGCTTGGGGGTCGTTGTCGGGGTTGTCGTCTTGAAGGTTGGCGTAGCTGATGATGCCGAGCGCGGTGGTGGTGATGCCGAGTTTGGCGAGTGTGCGCAGGGCTTTGTTGTGGATGTAGTCGGGTGTGGCGGTGTAGGTGGTGATGGCGAGGGCTTGGGTGATGCGCCCGATTTGGGTGTCGTCGAGTGGGTTGGCGTTGTTCATAGTTGCTTTAGGTTACCGCGTCTAGGATGGGGTTTATGGTCGGTTTTGGTTTTTCTCGTGCGAAGCGTCGGGCTCGGAAGGCGGAGGCTGCGCCGCGGATTGCGGCGGAGCGTACGAATACGCCTTTGGATAATCGTATGACGTTGTTGGTGGCGCAGGAATTGCCGTTGCTGGATAGTGCGGATCGGGTGCGTGTGTATGAGATTCTTAACAGTTATGAGGGGCCGCAGATCACCTCGCAGGAGGAGCTGCCTGCGGAGATCCGGGAGTTGATGGATTTGTGACATGCTGCCCGATTGTGTGAGTTTTTGGGGTTTGGGCGGGTAGCCTTGAGGGCGATATGACCAAAAATTTGGGCACGTCCAGCACCGCTGCTTCGAACGGTGCCTCCGGGGCCTTCACAACAGAAGCGAAGAAACTTACTGGTTGGGGGCGCACTGCTCCTACGACTGCGGAGGTTTTGGCGACGGATGACGTCGAAAAGCTCCAAGAGGCGGTCCGTCGGGTTGCTGAGCAAAATGATGGCAAGCCCGCCCACCTCAAGCGTGGCGTGATTGCGCGCGGCATGGGTCGTTCTTATGGCGATCCTGCGCAGAATGCGGGTGGTTTGGTGGTTGATATGCAGCCGCTGAACAAGATCCATTCCATTGATCCCGATTCGGCGCTTGTCGACGTCGACGGTGGCGTGACCCTTGACCAGCTCATGAAGGCCGCTTTGCCCTATGGGCTGTGGGTACCGGTGCTGCCTGGCACTCGACAGGTCACCATCGGTGGCGCGATTGGCCCGGACATTCATGGTAAGAATCACCACTCGGCTGGTTCTTTCGGCGACCACGTGGTGAGCATGGAACTGCTGGTGGCTGATGGCCGTGTGCTGCACCTCGAGCCTGAGGGCAGCGCCGATGACCCGGATGGATCCCTCTTCTGGGCGACTGTGGGCGGCATGGGCCTGACCGGCATCATTCTGCGCGCCACGATCCGCATGACCAAGACCGAGACGGCGTACTTCATCGCCGACGGTGACCTCACCGGCTCCCTCGACGAGACCATCGAGTTCCACTCCGACGGCTCCGAGCACAACTACACCTATTCCTCTGCATGGTTCGACGCCATCTCGCCCGAACCGAAACTCGGCCGCGCCGCAATTTCCCGCGGCTCCCTGGCTACCTTGGCCCAGCTTGAAGAACTCAACCCGAAGCTGGCGAAGGACCCACTGAAGTTCAACGCACCCCAACTGGTGACCGTGCCAGACATTTTCCCCAGCTTCACCATGAACAAGCTGTCCATGATCGCCATCGGCGAACTCTGGTGGCTGAAGTCCGGCACCTACCGCAACCAGGTGCAAAACCTCACGCAGTTCTACCAGCCCCTCGACCTCATCGGCGAGTGGAACCGCGGCTACGGCAAGCGCGGCTTCCTCCAGTACCAGTTCGTGGTGCCGCGCGAAGCAGTTGAGCCCTTCAAGGACATCGTCCGCGACATTCAACGCTCCGGGCACTACTCGGCACTCAACGTGTTCAAGCTCTTCGGCGAAGGCAACAAGGCACCCCTGTCCTACCCCATGCCCGGCTGGAACGTCTGCGTCGACTTCCCAATCAAGCCCGGCCTCGGCGACTTCCTCGACGACCTGGACAAGCGCGTCATGGAATTCGGCGGCCGCCTCTACCTGGCCAAAGAATCACGCACCTCGGCCGAAAACTTCCACAAGATGTACCCCGAGATGCAAAGCTGGCTCGAAACGCGCCGCAAGATCGACCCCACCGGCGTGTTCGCATCCGACATGTCCCGCCGACTTGAACTCAACTAAAAGGACCACCACATGCTCAACGCTGTAGGCCAAGCCCAAAACATTCTCCTGCTCGGCGGCACCTCCGAAATCGGACTCGCCATCGTCGAAGCCTTCCTCGACCGCGGCCCCGCCCACGTCACCCTCGCCGCCCGCGAAGACTCACCACGCCTCGCCGACGCCAAAGCACAACTCGAAGCCAAAGGCGGCACCGTCGAAACCCTGCCTTTCGACGCCACCGACTTCGAATCCCACCCCGAAACCATCGACCTCGCCTTCGCCGCCGGCGACGTCGACATCGCCATCGTCGCCTTCGGCACCCTCGGCGACCAAGAAGCCCTCTGGCAAGACCAAAAACTCGCCGTCGAAAGCGCCCAAACCAACTACACCGCACCCGTATCCCTCGGCGTCCTCCTCGGCGAAAAGTTCAAAGCCCAAGGACACGGCACCATCGTCGCCCTGTCCTCCGTCGCCGGCCAACGCGTACGCCGCTCCAACTTCGTCTACGGCGCCTCCAAAGCCGGCATGGACGGCTTCTACGTCAACCTCGGCGAAGCCCTCCGCGAACACGGCGTCAACGTCCTCGTCGTCCGCCCCGGCCAAGTACGCACCAAAATGTCCGCCGACGCCGGCGAAGCACCCCTCACCGTCAACCGCGAAGACGTAGCCGACGCCACCGTCAAAGCCATCCTCAACGGCAAACAATCCATCTACGTCCACCCACTATTCGAATACGTCAGTCTCGCCTTCAAATTCATCCCACAAAGCATTTTCAGGAAGCTGCCTTTCTAATCAGGCAGGGGCCTGTGGGAAACTAGCAGGCATGAACGACACCAAACACACCCCCCACCTTCTAGATATATGTCTAGCAGCGGTGGGGGGTGCACTCATTACGCTGGCGGGCTGGTTCGCCTTCAAGACAGTAAACCTCCCCTCCTTTGGCACTTCGAATGTGATGCGCGCGTTGTCCACGGCGGGTGTGGCGTTGGTGGTGTTGGCTTCGGTCGGGGTGTTGGCGTGGAGGCGTCGAAAAGCTGGGGCAAAGTGGGTGCGGTTTGGTGTGGTGGGTTTTGCGTACGTGGCGCCGGCGTTGATCGTGCTGGCAACCCTGGCGATTCCTTTGTCCGGTACGCGCTTGTATCTGGGCGGCTTGAACGTGGATCAGGAGTTCCGCACGCAGTACTTGACTCGGTTGGCGGATTCTCCGCAGCTTTCCGACATGAACTATTTCGGTCTGCCCGCCTTCTACCCGGCGGGTTGGTTCTGGTTCGGCGGACGCTTTGCGACGCTTCTGGGGATGCCCGGCTGGGAGGCCTTCCAGCCCTGGGCCCTGGTGTCGATCGCCACTGCCGCCTGCGTGCTGGTGCCCGTCTGGCATCGGATCACCCGCAACCTTGCCGTTGCGCTCACTATCGCGCTAGTCAGCACCATTGTGGTGCTCATCATGTCGGCTGAAGAACCCTACGCTGCGATCGTCGCGCTCGGCGTGCCCGCCGCCGCAGTGATCGCCCGTCGAGCCATGCAAGGACGGCGCAACGCCCTTCTCGCGCTCACCATCTACCTTGGGGCCTCCGCCTCGATGTACACGCTCTACACAGCGATCATCGCCGGCAGCGTTGTCGTCATCGCGCTTTCGTACGCCTTGGTTCGCAAAGAAACGAAAGCTGTGTGGAGGCTTATCGGGGTTGGTTTGGGCTCGGTGCTCATCGCCGCGACCGTCTGGCTCCCCTATCTTCTAGAGATATCTCTAGAAGATAGGGGAGCTGCGGCGCATTATTTGCCGCTGGCGGGCACCGCGGTTCCGCTCCCAATGTTCGCGGCCAGTATTTTGGGCGTGTTGTGTTTGGTGGGTGTGGTGTTTGTTGTGGTGTGTTGGCGTGAGCCTGATGTGGGGGCGTTGGGTGTGGTGTTGGTGGTTGCGTATGCGTGGGTGTTGTTGTCGATGGTGGTGACGTTGTTGGGGACGACGCTTCTGGGGTTCCGTGTGGATGTGCTGATTGCGTTGGTGTTGGCGACATCGGGTGTGTTGGGTGTGTTGCGCTTGCGTGATGTGGGGGCGGCAAAGTTGGTGCGGTTTGCGTCGGCTCGTTCGGTGTCGGCTGGTGTTGTTGTGGTGATGGCGCTGGGGTTGGTGGCGTATGGTCAGCAGGTTCCGGCGCGGAATGCTGAGTCGATTGATTTGGCGTATTCGACCACTGATGGTTTTGGTGAGCGGGCGGATCGTTTTCCGGCGAATTCGGCGAAGTTTTATCCGCAGTTGGATGAGGTGTTGTCGCAAATTCCGAAGGAGCGCCGGGACACGATTGTGTTGACGGATGAGCTGTCGTTTCTTTCGTATTTCCCTTATCGGGGTTTCCAGGCGTTTACGGCGCACTACGCGAATCCTTTGGGGCAGTTTGAGCGCCGGAATGAGGCGATTGAGACGTGGGCGAATGGTTCTTGGGGTGATTTGAAGGATCCGCGGGCGTTTGTGAAGGCGTTGGAGGAGGTGCCGTGGGAGGCGCCGGATGCGTTTGTGTTCCATGTGGGCGAGGGCCAGGGGGAGCGTGGGGCGTCGACAAGCGAAGAGGCGCAAGGCTGGACGTTTGATTTGGCGGAGGACATTTATCCGAATTCGCCGAATGTGCGTTTCCGGGGCGTGGCGTTTAATCCGGCGGTGTTTGATGGCTCGCTGTGGGATGTGGAGCGAGTGGGCCCGTACGTGGTGGTAGTGAGGAAGTAGCGGGGGCTCATAGTAGACTGCAGGGTTGTGTCTACGTCGATCGCGAAACCACAGCCCTGGCTGAAACCCGCTGCCATTATCACTGGTCTGTTGGGGTTTTTGCTGTTCATCCTCACGCCCTTTCTGCCTGTGAATCAGACGCAGGCCTCTTTGCAGTGGCCTCAAGGTGGGAATCTCAACTCTGTGAACGCTCCCCTGGAGAGTTACACGCCGGTTGATTTCCATGCGACTGTGCCGGTGAAGGCCGTGAATGATGTGCGCGAGGGAGAGTCGCTGTTGCTGTCCACGCTGCCGTCGGATAGCCCGAACGCCACGGCGCGCGGCTTGTTTGTGCGCACGCAGGACGGCTCACTTGAGGTCAGCAACCGCAGCCAGGTGTTGTTGCAGTTGAAGAAGGATGAGCTGGCGAAGCTCAGCCCGGATGCTGTGATACAGATCGACTCTACTTTCGACGGCACCACCGCCACCTTGCCTTCCGACGCCAAGGCGAAGGGTGTGACGGTAGAGTCTGAGCAAGACGGTGATCACCGCCCGATCGTCAGTGGCATTTACACGGAGCTCGAGGGCAACTCGGCCGCGTTGGAAAACGCTGGTTTGCGTGTGGACATGGAGATCAATTCTCGATTCACCTCCACGCCCACGGCGTTGAAGACGGCGGCGATGTGGCTAGGCGGCCTGATGACGGTCGCCTCGCTGGCGTGCTTGGCGCTGATGGACCGCCTCGACGGCAATAAGCACCCCATCGTTTTGGCAGGCCGTTCGCTGCGTCCGCGCCTCCTCGACGGTGTCGTTTTGGCCTTCCTTGGCTTTTGGTACATCTTCGGCGCGAACACCTCCGACGATGGTTTCATCTTGACCATGGCGCGTGCCTCCCACGAGTCCGGCTACATGGCCAATTACTACCGTTGGTTCGGTGTGCCGGAGTCACCCTTCGGTGCTCCTTACTATGATCTTTTGGGATTCATGGCGCAGGTCAGCACCGCTTCTACGTGGATGCGCCTGCCTTCTCTGCTCGCGGCGATTGCTACGTGGTTTGTGCTTTCGCGCGAGGTGCTGCCGCGCCTTGGTGCGAAGATCGATGGGCGCCGCGTCGCGCATTGGACCGCCGCGTTTGTGATGCTCGCCTTCTGGCTGCCCTACAACAATGGTTTGCGCCCCGAGCCCATCATTGCGCTTGGTGCCCTGCTGACCTGGGTTTCTTTCGAGGTCGCCATTGCTAATCGACGTCTCCTGCCCGCCGCTGTAGGTACCCTCATCGCAGCATTTACCTTGGCGTGCGGCCCAACTGGCCTCATGGCGGTCGCGGCACTTCTGGCTGCGCTGTCCTCAGTGATCCGCATCGTCTATCAGCGCACCAAACTGCTCGGCGGCAACCTGTGGGTTTCCGTGGCGGCAATGGTGGCACCCTTCTTGGCCGCGGGTACTGCGGTGCTGGTGGCGGTGTTTGGCGATCAAACCTTTGCGAGTG from Corynebacterium gerontici includes these protein-coding regions:
- a CDS encoding alpha/beta hydrolase — its product is MDEQQMRQEWQVGGHERELSAEEQLAQLSSYIYAHYEQPEKNPPWSENPSDPADADTYDARLADRSTHAAMIMLGAAVDHSTPGVAFARGVDTTDVPEVGGTIIRPEQPSGAWGISLHPGGWWKGSGVALENAWRPEVAAVANLSGVTFLDLDYPLVPEYSLPDVIASVRKAAEWIKREQEPSSLVGWGYSSGGALAVLSEVPFDRLALTFPHLDLSMLPGDVRQEVKFPKQLAAGSTLIQVASQDAIAGRYQWAEQQAEVREYVSEHRLSTPAVARERVRDVAKFLG
- a CDS encoding M13 family metallopeptidase; the protein is MTVVLSDLFGLVNGPWLESHVIPEDRGVDGTFYALRDRAEDDVRALVESDEASRAGCLFASFMDVDGVERGGLGALDGDLLEFGSVDELLGVLGRLDRVGVGSPLGCFVAKDAGAEEAIAWVMQSGLGLPDEAYYRDPAHAELLAEYERHVARMLGLLSLPEGVSAEAMAGDVVKLEKDIAAGHWDVVESRDAVKTYNPRELGQLPARVQALLRAAGLPDFRVNVMMPSFVEHLESLLVEERLGQWRAWVYWHVLHARAGALAPEVSRADFEFYGKRLSGATQQRDRWKRGLQLVESMVGEELGQLFVAEHFPPSSKDEMVRLVDYLIAAYRERIGQLEWMTPITRQKALEKLEKFQAKIGYPDQWRSFEGLEFSSKGEDLLANVRAGAAFNHDYELGKIGKPVDRSEWVTTPQTVNAFYNPVVNDITFPAAILRPPFYAPEDDAAEKFGAIGAVIGHEIGHGFDDQGSQYDGDGNLNSWWTNEDWEAFNDLTAKLVEQFNGLVPSVLEESGIETTGVNGRFTLGENIGDLGGLGIAVVAYRKYLEDQGLDFDSAPKLLFDVRDGDPSLEGKEFSGLQRLFMAWARVWRSKIRAELAQQYLAVDPHSPAEFRCNVIAGNIGELYEAFDVEEGSKMWIDPNQRVTIW
- a CDS encoding PrsW family intramembrane metalloprotease; its protein translation is MKNPTNTIKLTPIHIALGMLLGVGLLISGLSVVGNLMVSTPATLLGICLGGGYLVVFWAIFRFSGLWPHAAHWWWFGACVLWGGGVAFGLVMLSGDAWMTLTDNLGWEAVSASFAGAWPEELSKAFGVLLILLATPACSRPWHGFVTGGLVGLGFEVLENILYGGVGALLDPNSDLVGALQMWSLRTVAGFGLHVFLTAIAGFGIGVALYAYRMDTVQRVQATLASVSWSFVLHFCWNIQWSRPWMQVVCMLVAATFLYGTAAAIWWWSRRAIKSGADTVSVVEPSVRFADLQPPRT
- a CDS encoding ABC transporter substrate-binding protein codes for the protein MLLLIPILASCGSVDSVAGVAGADRPVIVGSQAYYSNEIVAEIYAQALERSGYEVDRQFQIGQREVYMQEIESGALDVMPEYTGPMLQYWNPETSARKPEEVLSGLREAAPKNLVVLDPAEASDQDSYVVTKEFAEKYDVKTIADLAKVPGDLVLGANSEAENRPNGPRGLEQTYGIDVGFTPIEDSGGPLTVKSLKDGDIQLAIMYTADPAIAENDLVSLEDPKGQFVSSNVVPLAFLDISLGEADVVQRANALLTTPILMDLNRRSVVEQLPASVIASDFLDSVGEF
- a CDS encoding HNH endonuclease signature motif containing protein, with amino-acid sequence MDVAQAFSVFCSQGVVVARWVFEQVEDLVARKGRRRAAEWLSVELGVPLSRARGLLALSFDLFGPRCVEPEVRAAAVQVAREAGLGLELLLAVNSSVRALRNRGAVSVDKLRLEIYEASRGLTVSEAKDFATSHVRALNAQLREDPSQQALRVSATPDALGLRHVHAAYPDADAAAIEHALRQAANLLIDDPACDLTHTQAMAEALKRAVFATTNWASNRRGAHPKKIEHILRHPMVVIPAIGMRNLGDGMLATTDGATIHYSELCGRIAEEYGYIMIYAENAEGKPHTEPVGGALIKRNPRFASPAQRLMISADQQLCADPTCHRRATNCHMHHIQAWADGGETTLQNLIACCATHNRQNDDNPTRHNNGRYIRHPHTGQAAHQTPGAPPEQATTNKRNLSKKSARQQMNQHLQRARTP
- a CDS encoding GtrA family protein is translated as MKAEYTADPIAGALAEPQNGLAAQGTKFLISGAISAVVDLSITFFFQTIIGFGAFGGRTVGFIFGTTTAYLINRRWTFRAAPSTKRFLQVVVLYTITFFINVGGHKILYSFFTEHHMAEAVAIVVAFVISQGVATVINFVVQRTLIF